From one Mycobacterium colombiense CECT 3035 genomic stretch:
- a CDS encoding class I SAM-dependent RNA methyltransferase, with translation MTRESTRAPRAVPPAAGELTLTTDAPANGGSCVAHHEGRVVFVRYALPGERVRVRVTADRGSYWHAEVIEVIDAAPGRVASLCPIAGVDGAGCCDLAFAAPEVARTLKAQVVANQLERLGRHAWRGEAEPLGDSAPTGWRTRVRLDVGPDRRPGFHRYHSDDLVTDLRCAQLPAGMLDGIADLEWPPAAQLHVAVDDDGARHVVRTLRQGRQTATKVVEGRYEAVQRVAGRSWQVPVTAFWQAHRDAAGVYSELIADWAQLGAGMRAWDLYGGAGVFAAVLGEAVGPSGRVLSVDTSRASTRAARVALADLTQVHIVTDSVRRALAAQRGRASRADVAVLDPPRAGAGREIIDLLAAADIPRVVHIGCEAASFARDIGTYLGHGYTVEKIRVFDAFPLTHHTECIALLTR, from the coding sequence TTGACCCGCGAATCGACCCGAGCGCCGCGCGCGGTCCCGCCCGCCGCGGGAGAGCTGACGCTGACCACCGATGCCCCGGCCAACGGCGGCAGTTGCGTCGCGCACCACGAAGGCCGCGTGGTGTTCGTCCGGTATGCGTTGCCCGGTGAGCGGGTGCGGGTCCGGGTCACCGCGGACCGCGGATCCTATTGGCATGCAGAGGTTATCGAGGTCATCGATGCGGCACCGGGCCGTGTCGCGTCGCTGTGCCCCATCGCCGGGGTGGACGGTGCCGGCTGTTGCGATCTGGCCTTCGCCGCCCCTGAGGTGGCCCGCACGCTCAAGGCCCAGGTGGTGGCCAACCAGCTCGAGCGCCTTGGCAGGCATGCGTGGCGCGGAGAGGCCGAGCCGCTGGGGGATTCCGCGCCGACGGGGTGGCGCACCCGGGTCCGCCTCGACGTGGGCCCCGACCGCCGACCGGGCTTTCACCGTTACCACAGCGACGATTTGGTGACCGACCTGCGTTGTGCTCAGCTGCCTGCCGGCATGCTCGACGGGATCGCCGACCTCGAATGGCCGCCGGCCGCCCAGCTGCATGTGGCCGTCGACGACGACGGCGCCCGCCACGTGGTGCGCACGCTGCGGCAGGGCAGGCAGACCGCGACGAAGGTGGTGGAGGGCCGCTACGAGGCGGTGCAGCGCGTGGCCGGGCGCAGCTGGCAGGTGCCGGTGACCGCCTTCTGGCAGGCGCACCGCGACGCGGCGGGGGTGTACAGCGAGCTGATCGCCGATTGGGCGCAGCTGGGCGCCGGCATGCGCGCATGGGATTTGTACGGGGGCGCGGGCGTTTTCGCCGCGGTGCTCGGCGAAGCCGTGGGCCCGTCCGGGCGGGTGCTCAGCGTCGACACCTCCCGCGCCTCGACCCGCGCCGCCCGGGTCGCCCTGGCCGATCTGACGCAGGTGCACATCGTCACCGACTCGGTGCGGCGGGCGCTGGCCGCACAGCGTGGGCGCGCCTCAAGAGCGGACGTGGCGGTGCTGGATCCGCCGCGGGCCGGGGCCGGGCGTGAGATCATCGATCTGCTGGCCGCCGCCGACATCCCGCGGGTAGTTCACATCGGTTGTGAGGCAGCATCTTTCGCCCGCGACATCGGGACCTACCTCGGGCACGGCTACACCGTCGAGAAGATCAGGGTGTTCGACGCCTTCCCGCTGACGCATCACACCGAATGCATCGCGCTGCTGACCCGTTGA
- the dxs gene encoding 1-deoxy-D-xylulose-5-phosphate synthase produces the protein MLEQIRGPADLQHLSQHELHELAGEIREFLIHKVAATGGHLGPNLGVVELTLALHRVFDSPHDPIIFDTGHQAYVHKMLTGRSQEFEGLRKKGGLSGYPSRAESEHDWVESSHASASLSYADGLAKAFELSGHRNRHVVAVVGDGALTGGMCWEALNNIAASGRPVIIVVNDNGRSYAPTIGGVADHLASLRLQPAYEQALERGRDALRALPLVGKIAYRVMHSVKAGIKDSLSPQLMFTDLGLKYVGPVDGHDERAVEAALRHARGFGRPVIVHVVTRKGMGFAPAEDDEAEQMHSCGVIDPVTGQATKIAGPGWTATFSDALIGYARKRRDIVAITAAMPGPTGLTPFGQQFPDRLFDVGIAEQHAITSAAGLAMGGMHPVVAIYSTFLNRAFDQIMMDVALHRLPITMVLDRAGVTGSDGASHNGMWDMSMLGIVPGMRVAAPRDATRLREELGEALDVDDGPTALRFPKGDVGEDIPAIERRGSGISGVDVLAVPAAGCNHDVLLIGVGAFAPMALAVAGRLQDQGIGVTVIDPRWVLPVSESVLELATQHKLVVTCEDNGVNGGVGSAVSAALRRADIDVPCRDVGLPQQFYEHASRGELLSDLALTDQDVARRITGWVAALGSGVAEAEIREHLD, from the coding sequence ATGCTGGAACAGATCCGTGGGCCCGCTGATCTGCAGCACCTTTCCCAACACGAACTTCACGAACTTGCCGGCGAGATCCGCGAGTTCCTGATTCACAAGGTTGCTGCCACGGGGGGACACCTGGGACCCAATCTGGGCGTGGTGGAGCTGACGCTCGCGCTGCACCGGGTGTTCGACTCGCCCCACGATCCGATCATCTTCGACACCGGCCATCAGGCCTATGTGCACAAGATGCTGACGGGCCGCTCCCAGGAGTTCGAGGGCCTGCGGAAGAAGGGCGGGCTGTCCGGGTACCCGTCGCGCGCGGAGAGCGAGCACGACTGGGTGGAGTCCAGCCACGCCAGCGCGTCGTTGTCGTACGCCGACGGCCTGGCCAAGGCCTTCGAACTGAGTGGGCACCGCAACCGGCACGTGGTCGCGGTGGTCGGCGACGGCGCGCTCACCGGCGGCATGTGCTGGGAGGCGCTGAACAACATCGCCGCCTCCGGCCGTCCGGTCATCATCGTGGTCAACGACAACGGCCGCAGCTATGCCCCGACGATCGGCGGTGTCGCCGACCACCTGGCCTCGCTGCGGCTGCAGCCGGCCTACGAGCAGGCGCTGGAGAGGGGGCGCGACGCGCTGCGTGCGCTGCCGCTGGTCGGCAAGATCGCCTACCGCGTCATGCACAGCGTCAAGGCCGGCATCAAGGACTCGTTGTCGCCGCAGCTGATGTTCACCGATCTGGGCCTGAAGTACGTCGGCCCGGTCGACGGTCACGACGAGCGCGCGGTGGAGGCCGCGCTGCGGCACGCCCGCGGCTTCGGCCGCCCGGTGATCGTGCACGTGGTGACCCGCAAGGGGATGGGCTTCGCGCCGGCCGAGGACGACGAGGCCGAGCAGATGCATTCCTGCGGCGTCATCGACCCGGTCACCGGCCAGGCGACCAAGATCGCCGGGCCCGGCTGGACGGCGACGTTCTCCGACGCCCTCATCGGCTACGCCCGGAAGCGCCGCGACATCGTGGCCATCACCGCGGCCATGCCCGGCCCGACCGGGCTGACCCCGTTCGGTCAGCAGTTCCCGGACCGCCTGTTCGACGTCGGCATCGCCGAGCAGCACGCGATCACGTCGGCGGCCGGCCTGGCGATGGGTGGCATGCATCCGGTGGTGGCCATCTACTCGACGTTCCTCAACCGGGCCTTCGACCAGATCATGATGGACGTGGCGCTGCACAGGCTGCCCATCACCATGGTGCTCGACCGGGCCGGCGTCACCGGGTCGGACGGCGCCAGCCACAACGGCATGTGGGACATGTCGATGCTGGGCATCGTGCCCGGCATGCGGGTGGCCGCACCCCGCGACGCCACCCGGTTGCGCGAGGAACTCGGTGAGGCGCTCGACGTCGACGACGGGCCCACGGCGCTACGCTTCCCCAAAGGTGATGTGGGCGAGGATATCCCGGCGATCGAACGCCGCGGGTCGGGCATCTCGGGTGTCGACGTGCTCGCGGTCCCTGCCGCGGGATGCAACCACGACGTGCTGCTGATCGGCGTCGGCGCCTTCGCGCCGATGGCGCTGGCGGTGGCCGGGCGGCTGCAGGACCAGGGGATCGGCGTCACGGTCATCGACCCGCGCTGGGTGCTGCCGGTCTCGGAGAGCGTTCTGGAGTTGGCGACCCAGCACAAGCTCGTCGTCACCTGCGAGGACAACGGGGTCAACGGCGGGGTGGGCTCGGCGGTGTCCGCCGCCCTGCGCCGCGCCGACATCGACGTGCCGTGTCGCGACGTCGGGCTGCCGCAGCAGTTCTACGAACACGCCTCACGCGGTGAGCTGCTGTCGGATCTGGCGCTGACCGACCAGGACGTGGCCCGCCGGATCACCGGCTGGGTCGCCGCGCTGGGTAGCGGCGTGGCCGAAGCGGAAATCCGCGAGCACCTGGACTAG
- a CDS encoding HRDC domain-containing protein has translation MGVPSADGPGSSARGDVGTDPAPTPLPRPSEGVPAISVSVHEIEAAAQRLDRGHGPFAVDAERASGFRYSNRAYLIQIRRAGSGTVLIDPVSHGGEPLEALRPVAEVLGSDEWILHSADQDLPCLAEVGMRPPALYDTELAGRLAGFDRVNLATMVERLLGFGLAKGHGAADWSKRPLPAEWLNYAALDVELLIELRAAIADVLAEQGKTDWAAQEFDYLCDTGSKDPGAAVRRDRWRRTSGIHRVRDQRGLAAVRELWLTRDRIAQRRDIAPRRILPDSAIIDAALANPTTIEELVALPVFGGRNQRRSAATWLGALDEARRNKNPPGDSEPPNGPPPPARWSRRKPEAAARLEAARSALSEVSERVHVPTENLVSPDLVRRLCWDWTPAPDPLDAVEAFLRAGQARPWQRELVDPVLARALQAPPETAD, from the coding sequence ATGGGCGTACCCTCGGCCGACGGGCCGGGCAGCAGCGCGCGCGGCGACGTAGGCACCGACCCCGCCCCCACCCCGCTCCCGCGACCCTCCGAGGGCGTGCCGGCCATCTCGGTGAGCGTGCACGAGATCGAGGCCGCCGCGCAGCGGCTGGATCGCGGGCACGGCCCGTTCGCCGTGGACGCCGAGCGGGCGTCGGGCTTCCGCTACTCCAACCGCGCCTACCTGATCCAGATCCGGCGGGCCGGTTCCGGCACCGTGCTGATCGATCCGGTGAGCCACGGCGGCGAACCGCTCGAAGCCCTGCGCCCGGTGGCCGAGGTGCTGGGCAGCGACGAATGGATCCTGCACTCCGCCGACCAGGACCTGCCGTGCCTGGCCGAGGTGGGCATGCGGCCGCCGGCGCTGTATGACACCGAACTCGCCGGACGGCTGGCCGGGTTCGACCGGGTCAACCTGGCGACCATGGTCGAGCGACTGCTGGGCTTCGGGCTGGCCAAGGGGCACGGCGCGGCCGACTGGTCCAAGCGGCCGCTGCCCGCCGAATGGCTCAACTACGCCGCGCTGGATGTGGAACTGCTCATCGAGCTGCGCGCCGCGATCGCCGACGTGCTGGCCGAACAGGGCAAAACCGACTGGGCCGCACAGGAATTCGATTACCTGTGCGACACGGGCTCGAAAGACCCGGGTGCCGCCGTGCGCCGGGACCGGTGGCGGCGGACGTCGGGCATCCATCGGGTGCGCGATCAGCGTGGCCTGGCGGCGGTCCGCGAGCTGTGGTTGACGCGCGACCGGATCGCGCAGCGCCGCGACATCGCGCCGCGCCGCATCCTGCCCGACTCGGCCATCATCGATGCCGCACTGGCCAACCCGACGACCATCGAGGAGCTCGTCGCGCTGCCGGTGTTCGGGGGCCGCAACCAGCGGCGCAGCGCCGCCACGTGGCTGGGGGCGCTGGACGAGGCCCGGCGGAACAAGAACCCGCCCGGGGACAGCGAGCCGCCGAACGGTCCGCCGCCGCCGGCGCGGTGGAGCAGGCGCAAACCGGAGGCCGCCGCCCGGCTGGAGGCCGCACGCTCGGCGCTGTCCGAGGTCTCCGAGCGGGTCCACGTCCCCACCGAGAACCTGGTCTCGCCGGACCTGGTGCGGCGGCTGTGCTGGGACTGGACGCCCGCGCCCGATCCGCTGGACGCCGTCGAGGCGTTCCTGCGGGCCGGGCAGGCCCGGCCCTGGCAACGGGAATTGGTGGATCCGGTTCTGGCCCGGGCGTTGCAGGCCCCGCCGGAAACCGCTGACTAG
- a CDS encoding CBS domain-containing protein, protein MRAEQIAEDFPVVSIEADALDAARMLAEHRLPGLLVTDSSGRPYAVLPASQVVRFIVPRYVQDDPSLAGVLNESMADRCAEKLSGKTVRDVLPDHLVDIPPANADDTIIEVAALMARLRSPLVAVAKQGRLIGVITASRVLEAALTP, encoded by the coding sequence GTGCGCGCCGAGCAGATCGCCGAAGACTTCCCGGTCGTCAGCATCGAGGCCGACGCGCTGGACGCCGCCCGGATGCTCGCCGAGCACCGCCTGCCGGGCCTCCTGGTCACCGACAGCTCGGGACGCCCCTATGCGGTGCTGCCCGCCTCCCAGGTCGTCCGCTTCATCGTGCCCCGCTACGTGCAGGACGATCCGTCGCTGGCCGGGGTGCTCAACGAATCGATGGCCGACCGCTGCGCGGAGAAGTTGAGCGGCAAGACGGTCCGCGACGTGCTGCCGGACCATCTGGTGGACATACCTCCGGCCAACGCCGACGACACCATCATCGAGGTCGCGGCGCTCATGGCGCGCCTGCGCAGTCCGCTGGTGGCGGTCGCCAAGCAGGGCAGGCTGATCGGAGTGATCACGGCATCGCGCGTGCTCGAGGCAGCGCTCACGCCGTGA
- the hemE gene encoding uroporphyrinogen decarboxylase → MSTRRDLPESPYLAAVSGRKPNRVPVWFMRQAGRSLPEYRALRAQTDMLSACFDAELVCEITLQPVRRHDVDAAILFSDIVVPLLGAGIDLDIVAGVGPVIESPVRTAADVAAIKPLERQRVQPVSDAVSLLVAALGGVPLIGFAGAPFTLASYLIEGGPSRHHARTKAMMLAESDTWHALMEKLTDITVGFLRVQLEAGVDAVQVFDSWAGALSLANYRTYVQPHSARVFAALAEHGVPMTHFGVGTAELLGAMSSVGANVVGVDWRTSLADAATRVQPGTALQGNLDPVVALAGWPVVERAARAVVDDGRRAIDAGAAGHVFNLGHGVLPETDPGVLTDLVSLVHSL, encoded by the coding sequence ATGAGTACTCGCCGCGACCTTCCCGAGTCGCCGTATCTGGCCGCCGTGAGCGGCCGCAAGCCCAACCGCGTGCCGGTGTGGTTCATGCGGCAGGCCGGTCGCTCCCTGCCCGAATACCGGGCGCTGCGGGCCCAGACCGACATGCTGTCGGCCTGCTTCGACGCCGAGCTGGTCTGCGAGATCACCCTGCAGCCGGTGCGCCGCCACGACGTCGACGCGGCGATCCTGTTCTCCGACATCGTGGTGCCGCTGCTCGGGGCGGGCATCGACCTGGACATCGTCGCCGGGGTCGGGCCGGTGATCGAATCGCCGGTGCGCACCGCCGCCGACGTTGCCGCTATCAAACCCCTTGAGCGGCAACGGGTTCAGCCGGTATCCGACGCGGTGTCGCTGTTGGTGGCCGCGCTCGGCGGCGTCCCGCTGATCGGCTTCGCGGGCGCCCCGTTCACGCTGGCCTCCTATCTGATCGAGGGCGGCCCCAGTCGCCACCACGCGCGCACCAAGGCGATGATGCTGGCCGAATCCGACACCTGGCACGCCCTGATGGAGAAGCTGACCGACATCACCGTGGGCTTCTTGCGGGTGCAGCTCGAGGCGGGGGTGGACGCGGTCCAGGTCTTCGACTCGTGGGCCGGCGCGCTGTCCCTGGCGAACTACCGCACCTACGTGCAGCCGCACAGCGCCCGGGTGTTCGCCGCGCTGGCCGAGCACGGCGTGCCGATGACCCATTTCGGGGTCGGCACCGCCGAACTGCTGGGCGCCATGTCCTCGGTCGGCGCCAACGTGGTGGGCGTGGATTGGCGGACCTCCCTGGCCGACGCCGCCACCCGCGTGCAGCCCGGCACGGCGCTGCAGGGCAACCTCGATCCGGTGGTGGCGCTGGCGGGCTGGCCGGTGGTGGAGCGCGCGGCGCGCGCGGTCGTGGACGACGGCCGGCGGGCGATCGACGCCGGCGCCGCCGGTCACGTCTTCAACCTCGGCCACGGCGTGTTGCCCGAGACGGACCCCGGTGTGCTGACCGACCTGGTGTCGCTGGTCCACTCCCTATGA
- a CDS encoding APC family permease, with amino-acid sequence MSKLSTATRRLLIGRPFRSDRLSHTLLPKRIALPVFASDALSSVAYAPEEVFLMLSVAGVTAYALTPWIGLAVAAVMLVVVASYRQNVHAYPSGGGDYEVVTTNLGDTAGLVVASALMVDYVLTVAVSTASAMANIGSAIPIVAQHKVFFCVVSILLVMALNLRGVRESGLAFAIPTYAFIIGVLVMIGWGLFRIFVLGNPLRAESAGFQMHSAHGQVVGFALAFLVARSFSSGCAALTGVEAISNGVPAFQKPKSRNAATTLLMLGGIAVTLLMGIIVLAQQIGVQLVEDPATQLGGAPKGYYQKTLVTQLAQTVFGSFHIGFLLIATVTALILVLAANTAFNGFPVLGSILAQHSYLPRQLHTRGDRLAFSNGILFLSGAALLAIIAFRGEVTALIQLYIVGVFISFTLSQIGMVRHWTRLLRTETDPRARRKMMRSRVVNTVGLLSTGTVLLVVLVTKFASGAWIALFAMSLLFGIMKMIHRHYNTVNRELAEQAAAQDDVVLPSRNHAVVLVSKLHLPTLRALAYARATRPDVLEAVTVSVDDAETRELVHKWEESDISVPLKVIASPYREVTRPVLEYVRRAREESPRTVVTVFIPEYVVGHWWEQVLHNQSALRLKGRLLFMPGVMVTSVPWQLSSSERRKTLQPHVAPGDARRGIFD; translated from the coding sequence CGCGCTGTCCTCGGTTGCGTATGCGCCCGAGGAGGTCTTCCTGATGCTCTCGGTGGCCGGCGTGACGGCGTATGCGCTGACACCGTGGATCGGGCTGGCGGTGGCCGCGGTCATGCTGGTCGTGGTCGCCAGCTACCGGCAGAACGTCCACGCCTACCCGTCGGGCGGTGGCGACTACGAGGTGGTCACCACCAATCTCGGTGACACCGCCGGGCTAGTGGTCGCCAGCGCGCTGATGGTGGATTACGTTCTGACCGTTGCGGTCTCGACGGCCTCGGCGATGGCGAACATCGGCTCGGCGATCCCGATCGTGGCCCAGCACAAGGTGTTCTTCTGTGTGGTGTCCATCCTGTTGGTGATGGCGCTGAACCTGCGTGGGGTGCGCGAGTCCGGGTTGGCGTTCGCCATCCCGACCTATGCGTTCATCATCGGCGTGCTGGTGATGATCGGCTGGGGTCTGTTCCGGATCTTCGTGCTGGGCAATCCGCTGCGGGCCGAGTCCGCCGGATTTCAGATGCACTCCGCGCACGGCCAGGTCGTCGGTTTCGCGCTGGCGTTCTTGGTGGCGCGGTCGTTCTCGTCGGGGTGTGCCGCGCTGACGGGTGTCGAGGCGATCAGCAACGGGGTGCCGGCGTTTCAGAAGCCGAAGTCGCGCAACGCGGCGACCACCCTGCTGATGCTGGGCGGCATCGCGGTGACCCTGCTGATGGGCATCATCGTGCTGGCCCAGCAGATCGGGGTCCAGCTCGTCGAGGATCCGGCGACGCAACTGGGCGGCGCGCCCAAGGGGTACTACCAGAAGACCCTGGTCACCCAGCTGGCGCAAACGGTGTTCGGCAGCTTCCACATCGGGTTCCTGCTGATCGCCACGGTGACCGCGCTCATCCTGGTGCTGGCGGCCAACACCGCCTTCAACGGGTTCCCGGTGCTCGGTTCGATCCTGGCGCAGCACAGCTACCTGCCGCGCCAATTGCACACCCGCGGAGACCGATTGGCGTTCTCCAACGGCATCCTGTTCCTGTCCGGGGCGGCGCTGCTGGCGATCATCGCGTTCCGCGGCGAGGTCACCGCGCTGATCCAGCTCTACATCGTCGGCGTGTTCATCTCGTTCACCCTGAGCCAGATCGGCATGGTGCGGCACTGGACCCGGTTGCTGCGCACCGAAACCGATCCGCGGGCGCGGCGCAAGATGATGCGCTCGCGGGTGGTCAACACGGTCGGATTGTTGTCCACCGGTACGGTGTTGCTGGTGGTCCTGGTGACCAAGTTCGCGTCGGGTGCGTGGATCGCGCTGTTCGCGATGAGCCTGCTGTTCGGAATCATGAAAATGATTCACCGGCACTACAACACGGTGAACCGCGAGTTGGCGGAGCAGGCCGCCGCCCAGGACGACGTCGTCCTGCCCAGCCGCAATCACGCCGTGGTGCTGGTGTCGAAGCTGCACCTGCCGACGCTGCGCGCGCTGGCCTACGCCAGGGCCACCCGGCCCGACGTGCTGGAGGCGGTGACGGTCAGCGTCGACGACGCGGAAACCCGCGAGCTGGTGCACAAGTGGGAAGAAAGCGACATCAGCGTCCCGCTCAAGGTCATCGCCTCGCCGTATCGTGAAGTCACCCGTCCCGTCCTGGAATACGTCAGGCGGGCCCGGGAAGAGTCGCCGCGCACCGTGGTGACGGTGTTCATTCCGGAGTACGTGGTGGGCCACTGGTGGGAGCAGGTGCTGCACAACCAGAGCGCTCTTCGGCTCAAGGGCCGGCTGCTGTTCATGCCCGGCGTCATGGTGACTTCGGTTCCGTGGCAGCTGAGTTCGTCGGAACGGCGCAAGACCCTGCAGCCGCATGTGGCGCCGGGTGACGCTCGTCGGGGAATCTTCGATTGA
- a CDS encoding enoyl-CoA hydratase/isomerase family protein: MPVSQPPASYDAFPSLRCEHGDNGVLTLVLDSPGLNSVGPQMHRDLADIWPVIDRDPAVRAVLVRGEGRAFSSGGSFDLIDETINDYEGRIRIMREARDLVHNLINCDTPVVSAIRGPAVGAGLVVALLADISVAGRTAKLIDGHTKLGVAAGDHAAICWPLLVGMAKAKYYLLTCETLLGEEAERIGLVSACVNDDDVLSTATRIAENLAQGAQNAIQWTKRSLNHWYRMMGPTFETSVGLEFLSFSGPDVQEGLAAHREKRQARFTR, translated from the coding sequence ATGCCAGTGAGTCAGCCACCAGCGAGTTACGACGCGTTTCCCAGCCTGCGCTGCGAGCACGGGGACAACGGAGTGCTGACGCTGGTTCTCGACTCCCCCGGGCTGAATTCGGTGGGGCCGCAGATGCACCGCGACCTGGCCGACATCTGGCCGGTGATCGACCGCGATCCCGCGGTGCGCGCGGTCCTGGTCCGCGGTGAGGGCAGGGCCTTTTCCTCCGGCGGCAGCTTCGACCTGATCGACGAGACGATCAACGACTACGAGGGCCGCATCCGCATCATGCGCGAGGCCCGCGACCTGGTGCACAACCTGATCAACTGCGACACCCCCGTCGTCTCGGCGATCCGCGGGCCGGCGGTGGGCGCGGGCCTGGTGGTGGCCCTGCTCGCCGACATCTCGGTGGCGGGCCGGACCGCGAAGCTGATCGACGGGCACACCAAGCTCGGCGTGGCGGCCGGCGACCACGCCGCCATCTGCTGGCCCCTGCTGGTCGGCATGGCCAAGGCCAAGTACTACCTGCTGACCTGCGAGACGCTGCTGGGCGAGGAGGCCGAGCGGATCGGGCTGGTGTCGGCCTGCGTCAACGATGACGACGTGCTGTCCACCGCCACCCGCATCGCCGAGAACCTGGCGCAGGGCGCGCAGAACGCGATCCAGTGGACCAAGCGCAGCCTCAACCACTGGTATCGCATGATGGGCCCCACGTTCGAGACCTCGGTGGGCCTGGAATTCCTCAGTTTCAGCGGCCCTGACGTGCAGGAAGGCCTGGCCGCGCACCGCGAGAAGCGCCAGGCGCGTTTCACCCGCTGA
- a CDS encoding SLC13 family permease: protein MSFIAILVFVVAYALIASDRVNKTFVALAGAAIMVTLPIIHSDDVFYSRETGIDWDVIFLLLGMMIIVSVLRQTGVFEYVAIWSAKRARGSPLRVMILLVLVTAIASALLDNVTTVLLVAPVTLLVCDRLAITASPFLMAEVFASNVGGAATLVGDPPNIIIASRAGLTFNDFLLHLTPIVVIVVAVLIALLPRLFPGAFTVDPERVADVMSLEEREAIRDPRLLVTCGVVLLAVFTAFVAHAPLHMEPSVVALLGAGILIVASRLKPADYLSGVEWDTLLFFAGLFVMVGALVKTGVVKQLAHLAISATGGNTLLATMVILITSVIVSGIVDNVPYAATMAPVVAGLVPALGDHANPTVLWWSLALGTDFGGNLTAIGASANIVLLGIARRADSPISFWEFTRKGVVVTAVSVALSALYLWLRYFVMA from the coding sequence ATGAGCTTCATCGCGATTCTGGTGTTCGTGGTCGCCTACGCCCTGATCGCCAGTGATCGCGTGAACAAGACGTTCGTGGCGCTCGCCGGGGCGGCGATCATGGTCACCTTGCCGATCATTCATTCCGACGACGTCTTCTACTCACGCGAAACCGGAATCGATTGGGACGTCATCTTTTTGCTGCTCGGCATGATGATCATCGTCAGTGTGCTGCGGCAGACCGGTGTCTTCGAGTACGTGGCGATCTGGTCGGCCAAGCGCGCCCGCGGCTCGCCCCTGCGCGTCATGATCCTGCTCGTTCTGGTGACCGCGATCGCGTCGGCCCTGCTCGACAACGTCACCACGGTGTTGCTTGTCGCCCCGGTGACGCTGCTGGTGTGCGACCGGCTGGCGATCACCGCTTCGCCGTTTCTGATGGCCGAAGTGTTCGCGTCGAACGTCGGCGGCGCGGCCACCTTGGTGGGCGACCCGCCCAACATCATCATCGCCAGCAGGGCCGGCCTGACCTTCAACGACTTCCTCCTTCACCTGACACCCATCGTGGTCATCGTCGTCGCCGTCCTGATCGCCTTGCTGCCGCGTCTTTTTCCCGGCGCGTTCACCGTCGACCCCGAACGGGTCGCCGACGTGATGTCACTGGAAGAACGCGAGGCCATCCGCGATCCGCGGCTGCTCGTCACCTGCGGGGTCGTCCTGCTGGCGGTCTTCACCGCATTCGTCGCGCATGCACCGCTGCACATGGAGCCGTCGGTGGTGGCGCTGCTGGGCGCCGGCATCCTGATCGTGGCGTCCAGGCTGAAGCCCGCCGACTACCTATCCGGGGTGGAGTGGGACACGCTGCTGTTCTTCGCCGGCCTGTTCGTCATGGTCGGCGCCCTGGTGAAGACCGGTGTCGTCAAACAGCTTGCCCACCTAGCGATTTCCGCCACCGGCGGAAACACACTACTCGCGACGATGGTCATCCTGATCACGTCGGTGATCGTCAGCGGGATCGTCGACAACGTCCCGTACGCCGCGACGATGGCGCCCGTGGTGGCCGGTTTGGTTCCGGCCCTGGGGGATCACGCCAACCCCACGGTCCTGTGGTGGTCGCTGGCGCTGGGCACCGACTTCGGTGGCAACCTGACCGCCATCGGCGCCAGCGCCAACATCGTCCTGCTCGGAATCGCCCGGCGCGCAGACAGTCCCATCTCCTTTTGGGAGTTCACCCGCAAGGGCGTGGTGGTCACCGCGGTGTCGGTCGCGCTGTCTGCGCTCTACCTGTGGCTGCGGTACTTCGTGATGGCCTAG